A genomic stretch from Anaerococcus mediterraneensis includes:
- a CDS encoding TrkA family potassium uptake protein, whose product MEEKRKLKFIAYAFVLLLVVGVFGYKYLLKIDFIDALYMTVITISTVGFGEVGTTSNLSELFSVFMIFLGVGIVGYAFTTIVAMLVEGKLVDLWKGKKMDKKISALSDHYIICGSGEISEVIINKFVKENLNFVVITDNRDDLDDLSLHDILVVEGSPTEEEILIQAGVEKAKGLIASLDSEVDNIVTVLTARDLNKEIYIIANSTSKSGSDKLMKVGANKTLSAVEISGKRMASLMIKPNIISFLDVVTRVGDVELDLEEVIVKKGSYLENKKLLEAQIPNKTGLIVLAIKKYQDQQMLFNPPIDYTFGIGDVLIVLGREDQVDKLRHLGDESN is encoded by the coding sequence ATGGAAGAAAAAAGAAAACTCAAATTTATAGCCTATGCCTTCGTACTTTTGCTAGTTGTAGGTGTATTTGGATACAAATACTTATTGAAAATCGACTTTATTGATGCCCTATATATGACAGTTATAACCATATCTACAGTTGGTTTTGGTGAAGTAGGTACTACCTCAAATTTATCTGAACTATTTTCTGTATTTATGATTTTTTTGGGTGTTGGCATAGTTGGTTATGCATTTACAACTATTGTAGCTATGTTAGTTGAGGGTAAGCTTGTAGATTTGTGGAAAGGAAAGAAAATGGATAAAAAAATTTCAGCTCTAAGTGACCACTATATAATTTGTGGATCTGGAGAGATTTCAGAAGTAATAATAAATAAATTTGTTAAGGAAAATTTGAATTTTGTAGTTATTACAGACAATCGTGACGACCTAGATGACTTAAGCCTACATGATATATTGGTAGTAGAAGGCTCTCCTACAGAAGAAGAAATCCTCATCCAAGCAGGTGTAGAAAAAGCAAAGGGACTTATAGCAAGCTTGGACTCTGAGGTTGATAATATAGTAACAGTCCTTACAGCTAGAGACCTAAACAAAGAAATTTATATCATAGCAAACTCAACCAGCAAGTCTGGTAGCGATAAACTCATGAAAGTCGGAGCCAACAAAACCCTATCAGCTGTAGAAATAAGCGGCAAGAGAATGGCATCTCTGATGATCAAACCAAATATAATATCATTCTTGGATGTCGTCACAAGGGTTGGCGACGTAGAGCTTGACCTAGAAGAAGTCATAGTAAAAAAAGGATCCTATCTAGAAAACAAAAAGCTCCTAGAGGCACAAATCCCAAACAAAACAGGACTTATTGTCCTTGCAATAAAAAAATACCAAGACCAGCAAATGCTTTTCAACCCTCCTATAGACTACACATTTGGAATAGGCGATGTCCTAATAGTCCTCGGTAGAGAAGACCAAGTTGACAAACTCAGACATCTTGGTGATGAAAGCAATTAA
- a CDS encoding DegV family protein, which translates to MDKIAILTDSASNLKEDIGEGIFVVPLYVNFENESKKDLSEIRPRELYDRIDLEKPFTSAPSIDDFKEKIKMIKKLSYTKILAISISQALSGTYNSMRLALESQDIDYEIIGSRNVTIGEGLLVMYSHSLIKKGLSIDEIVEKIEAKKKDVKLFASVSDLKYLIRGGRISTAKGLIGNSLKINPILTMDDQGTIKNYKSIVGKKRAVNFLIDKIKNDLEGHGNYYLAISYAKAEEEIEDIKEKLKDYINQAEKYLEGPITSVLGCHAGPSAFAISYLLFS; encoded by the coding sequence ATGGATAAAATAGCGATTTTAACAGATTCAGCTAGTAATCTAAAGGAGGATATAGGTGAGGGGATTTTTGTGGTACCCTTATACGTAAATTTTGAAAATGAATCCAAAAAAGATTTATCAGAGATAAGACCTAGAGAGCTTTATGATAGGATAGACCTAGAAAAGCCATTCACATCAGCACCATCAATAGATGATTTTAAAGAAAAAATAAAGATGATAAAAAAACTTTCTTATACAAAAATCCTAGCCATTTCTATATCACAAGCCTTATCAGGTACCTATAACTCTATGAGACTCGCCCTAGAGAGCCAAGATATAGATTATGAAATTATTGGCAGTAGGAATGTAACAATTGGCGAAGGTCTCCTAGTCATGTATAGCCATAGCTTGATAAAAAAGGGACTGTCAATTGATGAAATAGTAGAAAAAATAGAAGCCAAGAAAAAAGATGTGAAGCTTTTTGCAAGCGTAAGTGATCTAAAATATCTGATAAGAGGTGGGCGAATCAGCACAGCAAAAGGACTAATTGGTAATAGTCTAAAGATTAATCCTATCCTAACTATGGATGATCAAGGTACTATAAAAAATTATAAGTCTATAGTGGGCAAAAAAAGAGCGGTGAACTTTTTGATAGATAAAATAAAAAATGATTTAGAGGGCCATGGAAATTATTACCTAGCGATTTCATATGCCAAGGCGGAAGAAGAAATTGAGGATATAAAAGAAAAACTTAAAGATTATATTAACCAAGCAGAAAAATACTTGGAGGGACCTATCACATCAGTTCTGGGATGCCATGCTGGTCCAAGCGCCTTTGCAATATCTTATTTATTATTTAGCTAG
- a CDS encoding AAA family ATPase, whose product MTYKWIGFYTSFADKLLEYKDNRTELIRKIYKAYGDIGMIVPTLEKDGMPDDIDPFSVFGLFNKQISEKNRKNIIEALGKEFEMNSALPESFEGIPVLNNLRATFYAFKDQRTDSDIENLWILFEKVLDFADHDTKENREDFISAFDTVRDQWGIKWNITMGLYWIRPYSFINLDSRNRWFIEYDGSFEDEFLDLIKDLKYELPSGSKYLEINDLAKKAIESEENDYGSLVDLSYRAWLVSEEVNQAKKVNEDLPIKYTKRKSLSNQLRWYLPLIRALRDLGYRARPAEAREKIIENENLSDEYLEKVRGKSKINKFQNDTAFARLDLVKAGIIDGNIKGIWTLTDYGKSVELDEDLIDEIRQASRNRDKKIDTMGDENIDLKRYWTYSPGENAIYWDEFYKKGIMAIGWGMIGDLSEFASKDEMKDAMRKAYDENSSFMNSGHATWQFVHEMKVGDVVFAKKGENEIIGKGIVTSDYIFDPSIENNFKNIREVEWTDKGSWTIKANLAQKTLTDISSFDHLVEEINSVISGVDLEETENKQLNYPDYTEDDFLKDVFISKEDYKKLREIIKYKKNIILQGSPGVGKTFISKRLAYSMMGRKDSNRVAMVQFHQSYSYEDFIMGYRPNKNEFVLEKGSFYNFCKKAEIDSDNDYFFIIDEINRGNLSKIFGEIFMLIEDDKRGAEIELLYSGEKFNVPENVYIIGMMNTADRSLAMLDYALRRRFAFFDIKPGFQSEGFKAYQKSLESMPFDKLISCVKELNKEIEKDPSLGPGFTIGHSYFCKFENESINKDSLSLIVNYELIPLIKEYWFDDQSKASYWADELVGAIS is encoded by the coding sequence ATGACTTATAAGTGGATAGGATTTTACACGAGCTTTGCTGATAAACTTTTGGAATATAAGGACAATAGGACAGAACTAATTAGAAAAATTTATAAGGCCTATGGGGACATAGGGATGATAGTTCCGACCTTAGAAAAAGACGGAATGCCAGATGACATTGATCCTTTTTCTGTATTTGGCTTATTTAATAAGCAGATTAGTGAAAAAAATAGAAAAAACATTATAGAAGCCTTAGGCAAAGAATTTGAGATGAACTCAGCTCTTCCAGAAAGTTTTGAAGGTATCCCAGTACTCAATAACCTAAGAGCAACTTTCTATGCCTTTAAAGATCAGAGGACTGATTCAGATATAGAAAATCTTTGGATTTTGTTTGAAAAAGTATTGGATTTTGCTGATCACGATACAAAAGAAAATAGGGAAGATTTTATATCTGCTTTTGACACTGTTAGAGACCAATGGGGGATAAAGTGGAATATAACCATGGGCCTATATTGGATCAGACCATATAGTTTTATAAATTTGGATTCAAGAAACCGTTGGTTTATAGAATATGATGGAAGTTTTGAAGATGAATTTCTAGATTTGATCAAAGACCTAAAATATGAGCTACCAAGTGGGAGTAAATATTTAGAAATCAATGACTTAGCAAAAAAGGCCATAGAATCAGAAGAAAATGATTATGGTTCGCTAGTTGACTTGTCTTACAGGGCTTGGCTTGTATCAGAGGAAGTAAACCAGGCTAAAAAAGTGAACGAAGATTTACCAATAAAGTATACAAAGAGAAAGTCTCTATCAAACCAATTGCGTTGGTATTTGCCTCTCATAAGAGCCCTTAGAGACCTAGGATATAGGGCAAGACCAGCCGAAGCTAGGGAGAAAATAATAGAAAATGAAAATCTATCTGATGAATATTTAGAAAAAGTAAGAGGCAAGAGCAAAATAAATAAATTCCAAAACGATACAGCCTTTGCAAGGCTCGACCTGGTCAAAGCAGGGATTATAGATGGAAATATAAAAGGTATTTGGACCCTAACTGACTATGGGAAAAGTGTAGAATTAGATGAAGATCTCATTGATGAAATAAGGCAGGCATCTAGAAATCGTGATAAAAAAATTGACACCATGGGTGATGAAAATATCGACCTTAAAAGATATTGGACATATTCCCCAGGAGAAAATGCCATATACTGGGATGAATTCTATAAAAAAGGAATCATGGCTATAGGTTGGGGCATGATAGGGGACCTATCAGAATTTGCTAGCAAGGATGAGATGAAAGATGCTATGAGAAAAGCTTATGACGAAAACTCATCTTTTATGAATTCTGGCCATGCAACTTGGCAATTTGTCCATGAGATGAAGGTGGGCGATGTTGTTTTTGCGAAAAAAGGTGAAAATGAAATTATAGGTAAGGGAATAGTTACTTCTGATTATATCTTTGATCCTAGTATAGAAAATAATTTTAAAAATATCAGGGAAGTTGAGTGGACCGACAAGGGATCTTGGACAATCAAAGCAAATTTGGCTCAGAAAACCTTGACTGATATAAGCTCTTTTGATCATTTAGTAGAAGAAATAAATTCAGTAATCTCTGGAGTAGACTTAGAAGAAACTGAAAATAAACAGCTAAACTATCCAGATTATACAGAAGACGATTTTCTAAAAGATGTTTTTATAAGCAAAGAAGACTATAAAAAGCTAAGAGAGATTATAAAGTACAAGAAAAATATAATCCTCCAGGGTTCGCCAGGTGTTGGCAAGACCTTTATATCAAAAAGACTCGCCTACTCTATGATGGGACGCAAAGACTCCAATAGGGTGGCTATGGTCCAATTCCACCAGTCATATTCTTATGAAGACTTTATCATGGGCTATAGGCCAAATAAAAATGAATTTGTACTTGAAAAAGGTAGCTTTTACAATTTTTGCAAAAAAGCAGAGATCGATAGTGACAATGACTATTTTTTCATAATAGATGAAATCAACAGGGGGAATTTGAGCAAAATCTTTGGTGAAATATTTATGCTTATAGAAGACGATAAAAGAGGGGCGGAGATAGAGCTCCTTTATAGTGGTGAGAAATTTAATGTACCAGAAAATGTCTATATCATTGGAATGATGAACACTGCTGATAGGTCTTTGGCAATGCTTGATTATGCCTTGCGTAGGAGATTTGCATTTTTTGATATAAAACCAGGTTTTCAGTCAGAGGGATTTAAAGCTTATCAAAAAAGTTTGGAAAGCATGCCTTTTGATAAACTCATATCCTGTGTCAAAGAATTAAACAAAGAAATAGAGAAAGATCCATCATTGGGTCCTGGTTTTACAATTGGGCATTCATATTTTTGTAAGTTTGAAAATGAGAGTATAAATAAAGATAGCTTGTCACTGATAGTCAATTACGAGCTTATACCACTTATAAAAGAATATTGGTTTGATGATCAGTCCAAGGCAAGCTATTGGGCTGATGAGCTAGTAGGAGCCATATCTTGA
- the mcrC gene encoding 5-methylcytosine-specific restriction endonuclease system specificity protein McrC yields the protein MIPIENIYYMLAYAYKSLKKDTYKDLASEDFENIEDFLSAILVKGVSMEIKKGLAKDYIFLNEETSSIKGKIDLASSIKAQSFYKSKMYCSFDEFTTNILLNQILKSTMELLLRTNIPKTRQKDIRRLLIYFKDVDLIDLRNINWNFRFSRNNQNYLMLIGICKLIIESKIQSQRDGDDRLMGFFDEQKTYYLFQNFILEYYKEHFPDINTAAREIKWQLDDGNNMLLPRMLSDIYLEHDKDILIIDAKYYKNNTQKNYGRATIWSNNLYQIYTYVKNTEFRENLDIHNQEEKKKISAMLLYAKTDEQIQPNQIYQMAGNQIEVKTLDLNQKFLKIRQDLDQIVYDYFDLGR from the coding sequence TTGATCCCAATAGAAAACATCTATTATATGCTGGCCTACGCCTATAAATCTTTGAAAAAGGATACCTACAAAGACCTAGCTAGTGAAGATTTTGAAAATATAGAAGACTTTTTATCAGCAATCCTAGTAAAAGGGGTCTCTATGGAAATCAAAAAAGGATTGGCTAAGGATTATATCTTCCTAAATGAAGAGACCTCTAGTATAAAAGGTAAAATTGACCTAGCATCATCGATAAAGGCCCAAAGCTTTTATAAAAGCAAGATGTATTGCTCCTTCGATGAGTTCACCACTAATATTTTATTAAACCAAATCCTAAAATCTACCATGGAACTTCTTCTAAGAACAAATATACCAAAAACTAGGCAGAAGGATATCAGAAGACTTTTGATTTATTTTAAAGATGTGGATTTGATTGATCTTAGAAACATAAATTGGAATTTTAGATTTTCTAGAAACAACCAAAACTATCTCATGCTAATAGGTATTTGCAAGCTAATAATAGAATCTAAAATCCAGTCACAAAGAGATGGAGATGATAGACTGATGGGTTTTTTTGATGAGCAAAAAACCTATTATCTTTTCCAAAATTTTATCCTAGAATATTATAAAGAACATTTTCCAGACATAAATACGGCGGCTAGGGAAATAAAGTGGCAGCTAGATGATGGCAATAATATGCTCTTACCTAGGATGCTTAGTGATATATACCTAGAACATGACAAAGACATACTTATAATAGATGCTAAATACTATAAAAATAATACACAAAAAAATTATGGTAGGGCTACTATCTGGTCTAACAATCTCTATCAGATTTACACCTATGTAAAAAATACAGAGTTTAGAGAAAACCTGGATATACATAACCAGGAAGAAAAAAAGAAAATTTCAGCAATGCTCTTATATGCAAAAACAGATGAACAGATCCAACCAAATCAAATCTACCAGATGGCAGGTAATCAAATAGAAGTTAAAACCCTAGACCTAAATCAAAAATTCCTAAAAATTAGACAGGACCTAGACCAGATTGTTTATGATTATTTTGATTTAGGTAGATAA
- a CDS encoding dicarboxylate/amino acid:cation symporter — protein sequence MNKLKNIPLTTQVLVATIGGIVFGALVGPWASNLKFIGDIFLRLIQMTVVVLVMSSIIAAVGGEDMDQLGKMGVHTFKWILIFTIASALLGVALSLIIKPGYGINLVDSASIDKVEIGEASLTETLVNFIPTNIFKSMAEGAMVPCIVFSIMFGIGLGTYTKVSKNTAVIDLIKAVNTIITNIIGMVMKIAPLGIFALLADVAGSVGFSVIGPMVKFLGLLLIGDLIQFLIYIPLSGAIAKVNPLMIPKKLANMSIMALTTTSGAVCLPTKMKDSYEKFGIDRKVVDFTGPITMSMNSTGAVQCYVAAIFFMAYASGISLSPYQIVMAIVLSTLMCLGTISVPGGSVIVYTFLAQSLGLPLESLSILIGIDWFAGMFRTIMNVDVDVLIGVLVSSKLDNLDRDVFYNRKTVVYNED from the coding sequence ATGAATAAATTAAAAAATATACCTTTAACTACCCAGGTCCTTGTTGCTACTATTGGAGGAATCGTTTTCGGTGCTCTAGTAGGACCTTGGGCTAGCAATCTTAAATTTATTGGTGATATATTTTTAAGATTAATCCAGATGACAGTTGTTGTATTAGTAATGTCATCAATAATAGCTGCTGTTGGTGGAGAGGATATGGACCAACTAGGCAAGATGGGGGTTCATACTTTTAAGTGGATTTTGATCTTTACCATAGCATCAGCCTTGTTAGGTGTTGCCTTATCACTTATTATAAAACCTGGTTATGGAATCAACTTGGTAGACTCAGCTAGTATTGATAAGGTAGAAATAGGAGAGGCATCGCTTACAGAAACCTTGGTCAATTTTATACCAACAAACATTTTCAAATCCATGGCTGAGGGTGCAATGGTACCTTGTATAGTATTTTCTATAATGTTTGGTATAGGTTTGGGAACATATACAAAAGTTAGCAAGAACACCGCAGTTATAGATTTAATAAAAGCGGTAAATACAATAATTACAAATATTATTGGTATGGTTATGAAAATTGCACCTCTTGGCATTTTTGCTCTACTTGCTGACGTAGCTGGTAGCGTAGGTTTTTCTGTTATTGGTCCAATGGTTAAGTTTTTAGGATTGCTCTTAATTGGGGATCTAATCCAATTTTTAATTTATATTCCATTATCTGGAGCTATAGCTAAGGTTAATCCACTAATGATACCAAAAAAACTTGCGAATATGTCAATCATGGCACTTACTACAACATCAGGTGCGGTATGCTTGCCAACAAAGATGAAAGATTCATATGAGAAATTTGGTATAGATCGTAAGGTTGTAGACTTCACAGGCCCAATAACTATGTCAATGAACTCAACAGGAGCCGTTCAATGCTATGTTGCAGCCATATTTTTCATGGCTTATGCAAGTGGTATAAGTCTAAGCCCATATCAGATTGTTATGGCAATTGTATTATCAACCCTAATGTGCCTGGGAACAATATCTGTACCAGGTGGATCAGTTATTGTTTATACTTTCCTTGCACAATCTCTAGGATTGCCATTAGAAAGTTTGTCAATCCTTATTGGAATAGATTGGTTTGCAGGTATGTTTAGAACTATAATGAACGTTGATGTTGACGTACTTATAGGAGTTTTAGTATCATCAAAACTAGACAATCTAGATAGGGATGTATTTTATAATAGAAAAACTGTAGTATACAACGAAGACTAA
- a CDS encoding DUF2877 domain-containing protein, translated as MKILFAGDFAIDILKNNKKFFLHSQNSKAIYIKNNENIISLQGENTELGPISLIIEDFSVFSNILNKDQVFIVKEDCLYMYNSPHIFSFKDSKIYRSTLVENKDRKLLAKVLKESKNLLMHKKTGGLNQVFFDSVNTNSFIIDYLLKGINDIYNQSLIDEKNILNLSNFIGVGIGLTPSFDDFLCGFLSAGYFFGALNIDNLIELIEKNLDKTNEISRFFIKLAIDKKFSKAIIDFYTYILDENIDFSNIRDQFYNIGSSSGLDSLFGIYFYCKLCQRIIEKYN; from the coding sequence ATGAAAATACTATTTGCAGGCGATTTTGCAATTGATATACTAAAAAATAATAAAAAGTTTTTTCTACACAGCCAAAATTCTAAGGCTATATATATAAAAAATAATGAAAATATTATATCTTTACAAGGAGAAAATACTGAGCTAGGACCTATTTCCTTAATAATAGAAGATTTTTCAGTTTTTTCTAATATCTTAAATAAGGATCAAGTTTTTATAGTTAAAGAAGACTGCCTTTATATGTATAATAGTCCCCACATATTTTCTTTTAAAGATAGCAAAATCTACAGATCAACCCTTGTGGAAAATAAGGATAGGAAACTATTAGCCAAGGTCTTAAAAGAGTCGAAAAATTTGCTTATGCATAAGAAAACAGGAGGGCTCAACCAAGTTTTTTTTGATAGTGTCAATACTAATTCATTTATTATAGATTATCTTTTGAAAGGTATAAATGATATTTATAACCAAAGCTTAATTGATGAAAAAAACATTTTAAATCTATCTAATTTTATAGGAGTTGGGATTGGGCTTACCCCATCTTTCGATGATTTTTTATGTGGTTTTCTATCTGCCGGATATTTTTTTGGTGCTTTGAATATTGATAATTTAATAGAATTGATTGAAAAAAATCTAGATAAAACGAATGAAATTAGCAGATTTTTTATAAAATTAGCTATAGATAAAAAATTTTCTAAAGCCATAATTGATTTTTATACTTATATATTAGACGAGAATATAGATTTTTCAAATATTAGAGATCAGTTTTATAATATAGGATCATCCTCAGGCCTAGACTCCTTATTTGGCATCTATTTTTATTGCAAGTTATGTCAACGAATTATTGAAAAATATAATTAA
- a CDS encoding aromatic acid exporter family protein, with protein MDKLLITRTVKTALAAFFSIIIAQTLGLDYASSAGIIAILNIFETRKSTVEGGLKRALSAIIALFIGGFLFELIGYKNWVFALYLLFFVPISFLLKIELGLGPSSVSVTHLLAFGQINLSIIFNEIGLVFIGTSLAMITNIYAPKSQDDLLVLIKSIDEDMKYVLNLFGKSLVENLDVKYYEDRIISLEHKIKKAKDLASIEAENMIENSGIILYGIHLRESELELLESMYEDLKSIPAEYDEGTYVSDILIQCSENLTEDGDIIKVKENIEDLKSKFYLMDLPKTHGEFAIRSVVFQVFRSLEEFINISTYINETTIV; from the coding sequence ATGGATAAGTTATTAATTACTAGGACTGTAAAGACAGCCTTAGCGGCTTTTTTTTCTATAATTATTGCACAGACTTTAGGTCTAGACTATGCATCATCAGCTGGTATTATAGCTATACTAAATATTTTTGAAACCAGGAAATCTACAGTTGAAGGTGGACTAAAAAGAGCCTTGTCAGCTATTATAGCCTTATTTATTGGAGGATTTTTATTCGAACTTATAGGATATAAAAATTGGGTTTTTGCCTTATATTTACTATTTTTTGTTCCTATATCTTTTTTATTAAAAATAGAATTGGGCTTAGGGCCATCAAGTGTTTCAGTTACACATTTGCTTGCTTTTGGTCAAATAAATTTATCAATAATTTTTAATGAAATTGGCCTGGTCTTTATTGGCACATCTTTAGCTATGATTACAAATATATACGCTCCTAAAAGTCAGGATGATTTGCTTGTTTTGATAAAATCCATAGATGAAGATATGAAATATGTATTGAATTTGTTTGGTAAGTCTTTAGTAGAAAATTTAGATGTAAAATATTATGAAGATAGGATTATAAGTCTAGAGCATAAAATAAAAAAAGCTAAGGACCTTGCTAGCATAGAAGCAGAAAATATGATTGAAAACAGTGGCATAATCCTTTATGGGATACATTTGAGGGAAAGTGAACTTGAATTGTTGGAGTCTATGTATGAAGATTTAAAGTCTATACCAGCAGAATACGATGAGGGCACATACGTATCTGATATTTTAATCCAATGTTCAGAAAATTTGACTGAGGATGGAGATATAATAAAAGTAAAAGAAAATATAGAAGACCTTAAAAGCAAGTTTTATCTTATGGATTTGCCTAAAACTCATGGGGAATTTGCCATACGTTCAGTAGTTTTTCAAGTGTTTAGGAGCTTAGAGGAATTTATAAATATTTCTACTTATATTAATGAAACTACTATTGTTTAA
- a CDS encoding phosphoribosyltransferase family protein, whose translation MDYYKLNVCGVERDLPIIQISDNLKIASFVLLGDAELAALAGKELSKKVDCDIILTAEAKGIALAHEVAKNLGEKSFVVARKSEKAYMHDPIEVEVKSITTDAIQKLCLDSKDVEKIKGKRIALVDDVISTGDSMRALEYLVEKAGGKVVQKLAILAEGDAADRDDIIFLEKLPVFEV comes from the coding sequence ATGGACTATTATAAATTAAATGTTTGTGGTGTTGAAAGAGATTTGCCAATTATACAAATCTCTGATAATTTAAAGATTGCTTCTTTTGTTTTGTTAGGTGATGCAGAACTTGCTGCTTTGGCTGGTAAAGAACTTAGCAAAAAAGTTGATTGCGATATAATTCTAACAGCTGAGGCAAAGGGTATTGCCCTAGCCCACGAAGTTGCTAAAAACTTGGGAGAAAAATCTTTTGTAGTTGCTAGAAAATCAGAAAAAGCCTATATGCACGATCCAATAGAGGTAGAGGTTAAATCTATAACAACAGATGCTATCCAAAAACTTTGTTTGGACTCTAAGGATGTTGAAAAAATCAAGGGCAAGAGAATTGCCTTGGTTGATGATGTTATTTCTACAGGAGATTCTATGAGAGCCTTGGAGTATTTGGTAGAAAAAGCTGGGGGCAAGGTTGTGCAAAAACTTGCGATCTTAGCAGAAGGTGACGCAGCTGATAGAGATGATATAATATTTTTAGAAAAACTTCCTGTATTTGAAGTTTGA
- a CDS encoding guanine permease, with protein sequence MTLNDIMAALGVVINGIPQALLALSVGFAAFPTSLGFAVGVIFCLLFQSPIPISMQAETIALAGSYGDNIRERLSVVFWAGLLMTLLGVTGTLNFIVDLAGDYVLNGMMAGVGLILAKIAIDGLKLETKMVSLISIITAIITYFVSNRNLVYTIIISVLVSSVYANLAKLEIGKDIQKEDRKLSIKKPVLNAKVVRGALSLACLTIGANIAFGNITASLGDGSLTANIDHLTIYSGLADAVSSLFGGAPVEAIISATGASDNPINSGILMMVILGAIMFMGFLPKLGKYVPGESIHGFLFVLGALVTVPTNANLAFAAGGDTILVAGIAMATTAASDPFIGLVAGVILKFIIL encoded by the coding sequence ATGACATTAAATGACATTATGGCGGCCTTGGGTGTGGTGATCAATGGTATCCCTCAAGCTCTATTGGCCTTATCGGTAGGATTTGCAGCCTTTCCGACATCTCTTGGTTTTGCAGTGGGAGTTATATTTTGTTTATTATTCCAATCACCAATACCAATTTCTATGCAGGCAGAAACTATAGCTCTTGCTGGATCCTATGGAGACAATATAAGAGAGAGATTGTCAGTAGTTTTCTGGGCTGGTTTGCTTATGACCTTGCTAGGTGTAACAGGGACTTTAAATTTTATTGTAGATTTGGCAGGTGATTATGTACTAAATGGTATGATGGCTGGTGTTGGACTTATCTTAGCAAAGATTGCTATTGATGGTTTGAAACTAGAAACAAAAATGGTTAGCCTTATCTCAATCATAACTGCAATTATAACTTATTTTGTATCTAATAGAAATTTAGTTTATACAATTATAATTTCTGTCCTAGTTTCTTCTGTTTATGCAAATCTAGCTAAACTTGAAATAGGTAAGGATATACAAAAAGAAGATAGAAAGCTTTCTATAAAAAAACCAGTTCTCAATGCTAAGGTTGTAAGGGGAGCCTTGTCACTTGCATGTTTGACAATTGGTGCAAATATTGCCTTTGGTAATATCACAGCATCACTTGGTGATGGTAGTTTGACTGCTAATATCGACCATTTGACAATTTATTCTGGACTTGCTGATGCAGTTTCATCATTATTTGGTGGTGCTCCTGTTGAGGCTATTATTTCTGCGACAGGTGCTAGTGATAACCCAATCAATTCTGGTATTTTGATGATGGTTATCCTAGGTGCCATAATGTTTATGGGCTTTTTGCCAAAGCTTGGTAAATATGTACCAGGAGAATCAATCCATGGTTTCTTATTTGTTTTGGGTGCCTTGGTGACAGTACCAACCAATGCCAACCTAGCTTTTGCAGCTGGTGGAGATACAATTTTAGTAGCAGGAATTGCTATGGCTACAACAGCAGCCAGTGATCCTTTTATAGGGCTAGTAGCTGGTGTGATTCTTAAATTTATAATTTTATAG
- a CDS encoding DUF1836 domain-containing protein, whose protein sequence is MKNFDKIKKFEKIKWENIPDYGLYSTQLLAYMNENLISFFPDMVSLSSSMINNYVKNEMIPKPVKKKYYRDHIGTLMVVVILKELIDLDSISQGIKLQLKIMGIERAYNEFMDILEKTLKDIIKSVEEVDKKENKDFGISRENISLTYAVKAFAFQTITREILKSNGLYDKENMNG, encoded by the coding sequence ATGAAAAATTTTGACAAGATAAAAAAATTTGAAAAAATAAAATGGGAAAATATTCCTGACTATGGACTTTATTCTACACAATTATTGGCATACATGAATGAAAATCTAATTTCATTTTTCCCAGACATGGTTTCTCTAAGCTCAAGCATGATAAACAATTATGTAAAAAATGAAATGATTCCCAAACCTGTAAAGAAAAAATATTATAGGGACCATATTGGCACATTGATGGTAGTTGTGATCTTGAAAGAGCTAATTGATCTTGATAGCATAAGTCAAGGCATAAAACTCCAGCTAAAAATTATGGGCATAGAGAGGGCCTACAATGAATTTATGGATATTTTAGAAAAGACACTAAAAGATATCATCAAGTCCGTAGAAGAGGTAGATAAAAAAGAAAATAAGGATTTTGGTATCAGCAGAGAAAATATATCCCTTACTTATGCCGTAAAAGCTTTTGCTTTTCAGACCATAACTAGGGAAATATTAAAATCAAATGGTTTATACGACAAGGAGAATATGAATGGATAA